The following DNA comes from Triticum aestivum cultivar Chinese Spring chromosome 3D, IWGSC CS RefSeq v2.1, whole genome shotgun sequence.
tcttgccatgtcagGCTTGCCGACTTGTGTTGTTTGAGTGTATTACCTACTAGCACAATTAGCATATAGTCCTCCACAATCCTATTCTTAATAATCATATGATGCTGCTGCAAACGATAAGAGAGTATTGGATGATCCTGCTGATATCTCCATGTTTGGCTGGCACTGTTCACATTGCAGACAGGATGGTGTGATAGCCAAGGAACTGTGGATGATGTCAGATCAAAGATACACATGAGACGCGAGGGCGCAATCAAGAGAGAAAGGGCAATTGCGTATGCTCTTTCTCACCAGGTACATCCTGCTCGAATAGTCTGGGCATATAAACAGGTTCTTCATCCTGTTTGacattttttttagagaaaaaacAAGTTCTTCATCCTGTTTGACATGATGTCGTGTTTCTTTTTGCAGCGGAACTCAAACCACAATGGAAGACCTAGCTCTCCTGCTGTTTCTCTTAAGAATCATGGGACTAACAGGAGCAATCAGTGGAGCTATTTGGACGGGTGGATGGCAACAAAACCTTGGGAGAGTCGCCTTATGGAGCAATCACACAGCGAACAGACCAACTCACGTTGTTCAGAGAGTATCGACGAAATGAACGAGGTCAGCTCAAAGCTTTCTGAAGCAAGCTCAGTCAAGATCAGAAGAAACAATGTCACAACTAGGGTGTCAGCAAAGCCTCCTTCGGTAATCGCGGTATGCGACGAGAGTGCTCCGTCAACATCTTCAGTCACTCAGATGACCGGTAACCATTTCACGACATCAGAAAGGAGATCTGACTGTGGCCAGGGTGGTGCACCGAGCTATATGGGCTTGACCAAATCAGCCAAGGCAAGGCTGAGTGGTTCTTCTAGCACTCACAAGCCACCACTTCAAAGACAAGGATCTGCTGACAAACACAATTACAGCAGGGGGGCATTCTCTTCAATAGATGTTCAAAGCACCGCCGGCTCCGAGGTTTCGGTGACCTCAAAGAGGTTGAACGGTTTAACTCTGAAGGGTCGAGGCACTAGAAGAAGCATGGACAAGGAGAACGATGATCAGTCTAATTCTTTCTTCTAGGACGTGAATCCTATGATTATTCCCATATTAGAGGTCTACTAGTGCTAACATGTACGTATTTTGTCAGTTCAATGCCTCATTGCTTATTCTGATATCCATATTTATGGTGTACAAATGTGAAACCAGCCAAAGGTTGAACCTGTTGTTCTGTCTGCTGAATTACAAAATCTTCGGGGTTTAACTGCAGTTAGCCACTTAGGCTGGATGGTTAGTGGTTATTGCTAGTTCGGCTGGATTGCCAGAAATGAATTGATGGTAATTGAGTACTGAACAACAGAAGTAATCTGAGTGTACATTTATTTGGAGACTAATCATCTGCTCCTTGCTTTGTTCTACTCACAACATGTCGAGTGTATATCTCCTTACTGCAAACGGCAGCAATTTTGAATTGTATACTGAGATTTGTCTGCACCAAATCTCAATACTAGGCCCGACGTACTTGCTACCAATTCTTGATTGGaactctatttattttattttgaaattcGATGGCATGCAAATGTGAACAACATTATAGTCCCTCTGCAAATATTGAGTTTCAACCTTTTTTTTGGGTGGAGTTTCAACCTTGTTTGCCTCAAATTATTTTGGTAGATTTAAAAAAAAATGATTGGCCTTCAAAACAGAACAAAGAATGTAGAATTAGTAGTATGTGCTTTAGAAGCCAAAAAGGCAGCCAGTTTCAGCATCGATGCCTGCCTCGCCCCCTATATTGTCTTCCACTGAGGGCAAGTCCATGGCCGTTGTCGTGGCTCCGGTGTTGAAGATCATGCCTGAGCTTAGGGAGCTTTGTATGAGTCTGTCAGTGGAGAATATGAAGATGGACTCGTCGGCGACCTCATGTGAGGAACATGATTCATCTTTGTCACATGTGCATCTGAAGAATGTGGATGCGTGTGGTGTGTTGGCACCGACTTTTGAGAGCCGCTTGGTGACTGATCACTCGACATCCGGCAAGACAGATGGTTGCCTCGTGAAGGTGAAATCAAAGAGAAACAAACACAAGAAGTGTGACGGTAAAGAGAAGGCATACGTGATTTCATGATGGATAGTGCTCACATTCTCGTGTTGTCGTCGTGGCTTTGATCTTCTGAGTCGTTGCATCGACGTTCTCACCAAGTGCTGAGGGTTGTGAGTGTTGTGTGTTAGGAGCATTGGGTGGGCAGTGTATGTGGTCGTGGTGCTGTGTTCTGTGAGTAGCCCTCTTTTGGGTTGTTTGTATCGGTTATCGCCTAGTTTTCCGTAAATTAATTaggcaactctcttcttcttaattaatcgatgaggcaattcttttgcctccgtttcgaaaaaaagggCGGCCAGTTTGTGGTGTGCTGTAATACAGGAGGAAATTGGGAGAGGTGATTTGCAGTCTTATGAAGTTTGTGTATTACAGAGTACTCGTATAGTTTTTCGAGAACTTGCCGAGGCAAGGGCAGGAATTGCTCAGTTAATTTAGTATAACCGGCCGAAAACAAAAGTACAAAAACTGAAGACAAGAAAACTCTAGTTTTTTAAAACAGTTTTCGGGGTAGTATTTAGACAAACACGCATACGCTAACATCAAGAAACATCGCCTGAGCCATACACAAGAGCAACGAGGCCCAAAACCGCTAGACACAACTCATGTGCAACCAAAACGACTCTCTGAAAAGATTTAATCCTCTATGAGACTCGCCACCACCTCTCCATGCAAGAATCGTGAACTAGCGTTATCAAGTAAAGAGCAACCAAGGACATCGATGAACTCATCTTAGCCAAGTCCATCTCCTTCTTTCCGTCGATGCCCACAAAGCACGGATCACCACGGCCGTCTGCAAAAAAAGTTGTTTATTGTACATTTCAACATAAGCTTTCATCTTTTTCTCCGCGGCCTCATCCTTGTCCATCTCTTCCAACTCTCCAAAGGCCTCCATCAACCTAAATTCCGCACGGTTGGCCGTTGGGATATTGCACATAGATCTCATCCTTGCCTACCTCTTTCACCTAAATTTCTCACGGTGTCaaatattccctccgtcccatactATTTGTGTTAGATTTGTCTTGATAAGTATGTACTATTtcccttctggtttatagggcttatcttaaaATTTCTGTTTTTACGTTTTATAAGTCTCGTTTTATTTCTTCCCATCATATGTTTAGATTTTGAGGTGTATTAGACCGTTTCATGCAAGGACTAAGAGAAAACTCATCAATGCATGTAAATGTTTTTGGTCATTCATTGGCTACCCATGTATGCAtcgtaattaatgcattggtaaacacaattttTCAAGGAAAATGAGCACATTAATTGAGAACTtatgctacaacaacaacaacaacaacaaagcctttagtctcagacaagttggggtaggctagaggtgaaacccataagatttcGTGACAAACTCATGGTTCTCGCACTGGATAGTAAGCTTCCATGCACCCATgcccatggctagttctttggtgatactctaATCCTTtagatctctctttacggactcctcccatgtcaagttcggtctaccccaacctctcttgacattatcaacaCGCTTTAGCTGTcctctatgcactggagcttctgaagACCTGCGccgaatatgcccaaaccatctcagacgatgttggacaagcttctcttcaatcggtgctaccACAACTCTATCTCGAACACCTAACTATTGAATATgttgccttttagtcggccaacactcagcgccatacaacattgcgggtcgaaacgccgtcctatagaacttgccttttagcttttgtggcactctcttatcacagagaatgctagaagcttggcgccacttcatacATCTGTGTTTGATTCAATGGTTCACACCTTCATCAATCCCCCCATCCTTCACAACATTGACATCAAAATATCggaaggtgtccttctgaggcaccacctgccTATCAAGGCTAACCTCATCCTCCACCTCATGCGTAGTAGTACTGAACCGCACCTCATGTACTCGATATTATttctactaagcctaaaacctttcgattccaaggtttgtctccataactgtAACTTCCTATTGACCCTCGTCTGACTATCGTCTACTAGCACCACATTATCCACAAAGAgaatacaccatgggatatctccttgtatatcccttgtggcctcatccatcaccaaaaaaaagataagggctcaaagttgACCCCTGGTGCAGTCCCATTTTAATCTGGAAATCATCAATGTtgccatcacttgttcgaacacttttCACAACATTATcctacatgtccttgatgagggtaatgtactttgttgggactttgtgtttctccaaggcccaccacatgacattccgcggtatcttaccataggccttctccaagttaatgaacaccatatgcaggtccttcttttactccctatatctctccataagttgtcgtaccaagaaaatgtcTTTCATGGTCGACCTcctaggcatgaaaccaaactgattttttctcacgcttgtcattcttcttaagaggTTGTTGAGGCATATATCTCTAGacatagttttggtgattgatgacaacatgtttgcagaCTAACCGTGTGCTTTGagcttttcagagattcatccttggcacgagacgatttctttcccctcggagtgttattcaagacggtgtagctctttcgtttctattTTGGTGAACTAGTtacgtaggagtcaccgtactatcaagagggggtccgctttggtaaggctagggtggaatcaacacgtacacatccttctcacaccctctgagcctttccgcttcaatggagagCTCTTTCCCCTTTATTTGTGCTtcgtctggtcccagcggtagtaccgcggtgcccagcggtagtaccgcttaggagtcacaggcggcagtaccgctccgcggtggtagtaccgccggtgggtcctcagcCGTAGTACTGCTGCCGTACCAGgctcctaccgcgtcgactcgagggggccgcttctcgtgtcggattgtgcggcactatgcagcggcagtagagcggtagtgccgctcatgagcggtagtaccgcccaaccaCTGCGGCAGTACCGCACTAGGTCCCTCTCCACTTCTCTCTCTCCTGCCCTACAGATTGCACGGCAgtaccgcctgggggagcggtagtaccgctaggcgcagcggtagtaccgttgcctcctgcggtagtaccgccctctgcggggctgttttggggggtaacagttggattgttccccccactatataagggggtcttcttctccaaagttgacttacctcttcccccaaaagctccattgttgctccaagctccattttcgcccgatctctctccctagccaatcaaacttgttgatttgctcgggattggttgagaaggccccgatctacacttccaccaagagaaatttgattccccccactaatccctagcggatcttgttactcttgggtgcttgagcaccctagacggttgaggtcaccgcggagccatagtccattgtggtgaagcttcgtggtgtcgttgggagcctccaattgagttgtggagattgccccaaccttgtttgtaaaggttcggtcgccgccttcaagggcaccaatagtggaatcacggcatgtCGCATTGTGTGagagcgtgaggagaatacggtggccctagtggcttcttggggagcattgtgcctccacaccgctcc
Coding sequences within:
- the LOC123078845 gene encoding protein IQ-DOMAIN 6 isoform X2 gives rise to the protein MGASGKWIKTLVGLKPAAAEKERHAGGKGRKWSRLWRSSSGGQRAAASAAASEVSETSSAAADALSSVVAAVVRAPPKDFRVIRQEWAAVRIQTAFRGFLARRALRALRGIVRLQALVRGRRVRKQLAVTVKCMQALVRVQARARDRRTRLSADGRDSQDTLDDHSSHADPVKEAETGWCDSQGTVDDVRSKIHMRREGAIKRERAIAYALSHQRNSNHNGRPSSPAVSLKNHGTNRSNQWSYLDGWMATKPWESRLMEQSHSEQTNSRCSESIDEMNEVSSKLSEASSVKIRRNNVTTRVSAKPPSVIAVCDESAPSTSSVTQMTGNHFTTSERRSDCGQGGAPSYMGLTKSAKARLSGSSSTHKPPLQRQGSADKHNYSRGAFSSIDVQSTAGSEVSVTSKRLNGLTLKGRGTRRSMDKENDDQSNSFF
- the LOC123078845 gene encoding protein IQ-DOMAIN 6 isoform X1; translation: MGASGKWIKTLVGLKPAAAEKERHAGGKGRKWSRLWRSSSGGQRAAASAAASEVSETSSAAADALSSVVAAVVRAPPKDFRVIRQEWAAVRIQTAFRGFLARRALRALRGIVRLQALVRGRRVRKQLAVTVKCMQALVRVQARARDRRTRLSADGRDSQDTLDDHSSHADPVKEAETGWCDSQGTVDDVRSKIHMRREGAIKRERAIAYALSHQVHPARIVWAYKQRNSNHNGRPSSPAVSLKNHGTNRSNQWSYLDGWMATKPWESRLMEQSHSEQTNSRCSESIDEMNEVSSKLSEASSVKIRRNNVTTRVSAKPPSVIAVCDESAPSTSSVTQMTGNHFTTSERRSDCGQGGAPSYMGLTKSAKARLSGSSSTHKPPLQRQGSADKHNYSRGAFSSIDVQSTAGSEVSVTSKRLNGLTLKGRGTRRSMDKENDDQSNSFF